Within Pseudomonas brassicacearum, the genomic segment CTGCTGAAAAAAGGCATCAAATACGACCATAGCCTGATGCACAACGACTTCCACCCCTACTACGTACGCAAGGGCGACAGCTGGACCAAGATCGACTACAGCCAGCATCCCGACACCTGGATGAAACCCTTGGTGCGCGGTGAAGAAACCGATCTGGTGGAGATTCCGGCCAACTGGTACCTCGACGATTTGCCGCCGATGATGTTCATCAAAAAGGCCCCCAACAGTCACGGTTTCGTCAACCCACGTCACCTCGAGGAAATGTGGCGCGACCAATTCGACTGGGTCTACCGCGAACACGACTACGCGGTGTTCACCATGACTATCCACCCCGATGTATCCGGTCGCCCGCAAGTGCTGCTGATGCTTGAACGTCTGATCGAACATATCCAGAGCCATGCCGGCGTGCGCTTCGTCACTTTCGACGAAATCGCCGACGACTTTGTCCGTCGCCAACCCCGTACCTGACACCCACCCTCCGAGGCGCGATTCATGTCTATCTACAACAAGCTTGACCTGACTGGCTGGAAACCCCGGCAGTTGACGTCCCAGGAAGTACGTTTCGCCACCTGGATCGCCTTCTTCGCCTGGGTGTTTGCGGTGTATGACTTCATCCTGTTCGGCACCTTGCTGCCCGAGATCGGCCGGCACTTTGGCTGGGGCGAAGTGGAGCAAGCTGAAATCGCGACCTGGGTGGCGGTGGGTACCGCTGTTGTCGCGTTGGCCATCGGGCCGATCGTCGACAAGTTGGGGCGACGCAAAGGGATTATCTTCACGGTGGCCGGATCCGCATTGTGCTCGGCGCTCACCGCGATTGGCGGGGCGTGGGGCAAGTCGCCGCTGATTCTGATCCGTTCGTTGGGCGGCCTGGGCTATGCCGAAGAAACTGTCAACGCCACCTATCTGACCGAATTGTATGGCGCCTCGCAAGACCCGCGACTGACCAAACGTCGTGGTTTCATCTACAGCCTGGTGCAGGGCGGTTGGCCGGTCGGTGCGTTGATCGCGGCGGGGTTGACCGCGCTGTTGCTCCCGATCATCGGTTGGCAGGGCTGCTTCATCTTCGCCGCGATTCCGGCGGTGGTGATTGCGATCATGGCACGCAAGCTCAAGGAGAGCCCGCAGTTCCAGATCCACCAGCGCATCAGCGCACTGCGTAAAAGCGGCGCTGTGATCGAAGCGCAGAACGTGGCCGTGACCTACGGCGTCGACTACGACGAACACAGCAAGGCCGGCCTCAAAGCCGCGTTCCGTGGCCCAGCCCGTCGCGCTACCTTGGTGATCGGCGCCGCGCTGTTGCTCAACTGGGCGGCGATCCAGGTGTTCAGCGTGTTGGGCACCTCGGTAATCGTCAGCGTGCACCACATCTCGTTCGAGAACTCTTTGATCATCCTGGTGCTGTCGAACCTGGTGGGTTACTGCGGCTACCTCAGTCACGGCTGGATGGGCGACAAGATTGGCCGCCGCAACGTGATCGGCCTGGGCTGGATGCTCGGCGGCCTGTCGTTTGCCGGGATGCTGTTCGGCCCGAGCAACATGCCGATGGTGGTCGGGCTGTACAGTTTGGGCCTGTTCTTCCTGATTGGGCCGTACTCGGCGGCGCTGTTCTTTATCAGTGAAAGTTTCCCTACCAGCATCCGCGCCACCGGTGGCGCGATCATTCATGCCATGGGTCCGATTGGCGCGGTGGTCGCAGGGTTTGGCGCCACCCAGGTGCTGTCCGCCGGCAGTGATTGGCAGACCGCTGCACTGTGGTTCGGTGCGGTGCCGTGCTTCTTGTCCGGTGCCCTGATGTTTGCCGCACGCCACGTGCGCCCGGAAACCGTTCAGTAAGGAGTTTTTGATGAACCGTAAAGTTGCCTTGATTACCGGTGCCGCCAGCGGCATCGGTCAAGCCCTCGCCGTAGCCTATGCGGGCAGCGGTGTGGCGGTCGTCGGCGGGTATTACCCGGCCGATCCCCATGACCCGCAGACCACGGAGGCCATGGTGGAAGAAGCCGGTGGCGAATGCCTGATGCTGGCGCTGGACGTGAGCGATACCGCGTCGGTGGATGCACTGGCCGAACAAGCGGTGCAGCACTTCGGCCGCCTGGATTACGCCGTTGCCAACGCCGGTTTGCTGCGCCGTGCGCCGTTGCTGGAAATGACCGATGAACTGTGGGACGAGATGCTCAGCGTCGACCTGACGGGGGTGATGCGAACCTTTCGCGCGGCGACTCGGCATATGAGCGAGGGCGGGGCGTTGGTGGCGATTTCGTCGATTGCCGGCGGCGTGTATGGCTGGCAAGAGCACAGCCATTACGCAGCGGCCAAGGCCGGTGTGCCGGGGTTGTGCCGTTCCCTGGCGGTGGAGTTGGCAGCACAGGGCATTCGTTGCAATGCGGTGATACCGGGGTTGATCGAGACGCCGCAGTCGTTGGATGCGAAGAACTCCCTCGGGCCGGAAGGCTTGGCGAAAGCTGCAAGGTCGATTCCGTTGGGGCGGGTAGGGCGCGCGGATGAAGTGGCTTCATTGGTGCAGTTCTTGACCAGTGATGCGTCGAGTTACCTGACCGGGCAGAGCATCGTGATTGATGGCGGCCTGACCGTGCGCTGGCCTGACTGACTGTACTGGATCAAAAATGTGGGCGCGAGCAAGCCCCACATTGGAACTGTGTTTTTTCGGGAGATTGTTTACATGCCCCAACTGACTAATCGCCGCGCCGTCATCACCGGTGCCGGCAGCGGTATCGGTGCCGCCATCGCCCATGCCTATGCAGCTGAAGGCGCGCGCCTGTTGCTGGCCGATCGTAACGCCGTCAGCCTCGCCGAAACCGCTATCACCTGCCGCAACCTCGGCGCCGAAGTGCTGGAGTGCCTCGCCGATGTAGGCACTGTCGAAGGCGCCCAGGCCAGTGTCGACCGCTGCGTCGAACATTTCGGCGGCATCGACATCCTGGTCAATAACGCCGGCATGCTCACCCAGGCACGCTGCGTCGACCTCACTATCGAAATGTGGAACGACATGCTGCGCGTCGACCTCACCAGCGTATTCGTAGCCAGCCAGCGCGCCTTGCCGCATATGCTCGCCCAGCGTTGGGGGCGGATCATCAACGTGGCCTCGCAACTGGGCATCAAGGGCGGCGCCGAACTCACCCACTATGCCGCGGCCAAGGCCGGGGTGATCGGCTTCACCAAGTCCCTGGCGCTGGAAGTCGCCAAGGACAACGTGTTGGTCAATGCCATCGCTCCAGGGCCGATTGAAACGCCATTGGTCGTCGGGATCAGCGACGACTGGAAGCGCGCCAAAGCCGCCGAGTTGCCCCTCGGCCGGTTCGGCCTGGCGAATGAAGTGGCGCCCACCGCCGTGCTGCTGGCCAGCGAGCCGGGTGGCAACCTGTTCGTTGGCCAGACCCTCGGCCCGAACTCCGGCGATGTCATGCCATGAGCGAGGTGTAGCCATGTGCGGACTCTGCGGTTTGCTCGGCGAAGACTTGCACTGGAGCGACCCCCTGGGCGATGAGCTGCCCAGGCGCCGCGAACGCCTGCGCCGCATCGCCGCGATCAATCAGGTACTGGCGGTGTTCCGGCTCAAGGTCGAGGACTTTCAGGGCGCCTCTTATCTGCTGCTCGGCGCGACCGGCAAGCAAGAACTGGCGAGTGGCCTGGATCAACTCTGGCGAGCGGCCGAAACCATGCTCGGTCGCCCGTTGGACCCCCTGGACCCGCACCTGTTGGATCACTTGGAGTCAGCCGTATGAGCATCGCTCTCAACGTCATCACCGGTTTCCTGGGCAGCGGCAAAACCACCTTGCTCAAGCGCCTGCTGCAAGGCGAAAGCCTCGGTGATACGGCTTTGCTGATCAATGAATTCGGCGACGTCGGCATCGACCATCTGCTGGTGGAAGAAGTCGCCCCGGATACCGTGCTGCTGCCCAGTGGCTGTGTGTGTTGCTCGATTCGTGGCGAACTCAAAGACGCATTGCTCGCCCTGTTGCAACGCCGTGAGCGTGGCGAAATCCCGGCGTTCAAACGGGTGATCCTGGAGACTACCGGCCTGGCCGACCCGGCGCCGATCCTCGCCACGTTGAACAACGATGTGCAATTGCGCGGGCGCTTGCATATCGGCCTAGTGGTCACCTTGGTCGACGCCAGCCATGCCGCGCTGCAAGAGCGCCTGCATCCGGAATGGCTCGCCCAGGTCGCCGCCGCGGATCGCTTGTTGTTGAGCAAGACCGACTTGGTGGAGGACTGCGCCACACTGCGCGCGCACCTGCAAGCGCTCAATGCCGGAACGCCGATCCTCAATACCAGCGACGTCCGCTGCGGCGATCAACTGTTGCTGGGTGAAGGTTTGCGCAGCGCCGAACCGACAGAGGAAGTCAGTCGCTGGCAACTGCATCGCAGTATCAGCGCCACCCATGGTGCCGCGCAAGTATGCAGCCTGACCTTCGACCGGCCGCTGGATTGGGTCGGTTTCGGGGTTTGGTTGTCGATGCTGTTAAGATGCCACGGCGAACGAATCCTTCGTGTCAAAGGACTGCTCAACGTGAACACCAGTAACGCCCCCATCGTCATCCATGGTGTGCAGCACTGCCTGCACGCCCCGGTGCACTTGCCTGCCTGGCCGGGCACTGATCGGCAATCGCGACTGGTGTTTATCCTGCGTGGCCTCGACCCCGCGCTGCTGCGGCGCTCCTTTGACGTGTTCTCCCAGCGGTTCGCCGCATGATCACACTCCGCGTCCTTGGCAC encodes:
- a CDS encoding polysaccharide deacetylase family protein, with product MAKEILCAFGVDVDAVAGWLGSYGGEDSPDDISRGLFAGEIGAPRLLKLFERYGLRTTWFIPGHSMETFPEQMKAVADAGHEIGVHGYSHENPIAMTAEQEEIVLDKSIELITQVTGKRPTGYVAPWWEFSKVTNELLLKKGIKYDHSLMHNDFHPYYVRKGDSWTKIDYSQHPDTWMKPLVRGEETDLVEIPANWYLDDLPPMMFIKKAPNSHGFVNPRHLEEMWRDQFDWVYREHDYAVFTMTIHPDVSGRPQVLLMLERLIEHIQSHAGVRFVTFDEIADDFVRRQPRT
- a CDS encoding MFS transporter — translated: MSIYNKLDLTGWKPRQLTSQEVRFATWIAFFAWVFAVYDFILFGTLLPEIGRHFGWGEVEQAEIATWVAVGTAVVALAIGPIVDKLGRRKGIIFTVAGSALCSALTAIGGAWGKSPLILIRSLGGLGYAEETVNATYLTELYGASQDPRLTKRRGFIYSLVQGGWPVGALIAAGLTALLLPIIGWQGCFIFAAIPAVVIAIMARKLKESPQFQIHQRISALRKSGAVIEAQNVAVTYGVDYDEHSKAGLKAAFRGPARRATLVIGAALLLNWAAIQVFSVLGTSVIVSVHHISFENSLIILVLSNLVGYCGYLSHGWMGDKIGRRNVIGLGWMLGGLSFAGMLFGPSNMPMVVGLYSLGLFFLIGPYSAALFFISESFPTSIRATGGAIIHAMGPIGAVVAGFGATQVLSAGSDWQTAALWFGAVPCFLSGALMFAARHVRPETVQ
- a CDS encoding SDR family NAD(P)-dependent oxidoreductase, producing the protein MNRKVALITGAASGIGQALAVAYAGSGVAVVGGYYPADPHDPQTTEAMVEEAGGECLMLALDVSDTASVDALAEQAVQHFGRLDYAVANAGLLRRAPLLEMTDELWDEMLSVDLTGVMRTFRAATRHMSEGGALVAISSIAGGVYGWQEHSHYAAAKAGVPGLCRSLAVELAAQGIRCNAVIPGLIETPQSLDAKNSLGPEGLAKAARSIPLGRVGRADEVASLVQFLTSDASSYLTGQSIVIDGGLTVRWPD
- a CDS encoding SDR family NAD(P)-dependent oxidoreductase: MPQLTNRRAVITGAGSGIGAAIAHAYAAEGARLLLADRNAVSLAETAITCRNLGAEVLECLADVGTVEGAQASVDRCVEHFGGIDILVNNAGMLTQARCVDLTIEMWNDMLRVDLTSVFVASQRALPHMLAQRWGRIINVASQLGIKGGAELTHYAAAKAGVIGFTKSLALEVAKDNVLVNAIAPGPIETPLVVGISDDWKRAKAAELPLGRFGLANEVAPTAVLLASEPGGNLFVGQTLGPNSGDVMP
- a CDS encoding CobW family GTP-binding protein — translated: MSIALNVITGFLGSGKTTLLKRLLQGESLGDTALLINEFGDVGIDHLLVEEVAPDTVLLPSGCVCCSIRGELKDALLALLQRRERGEIPAFKRVILETTGLADPAPILATLNNDVQLRGRLHIGLVVTLVDASHAALQERLHPEWLAQVAAADRLLLSKTDLVEDCATLRAHLQALNAGTPILNTSDVRCGDQLLLGEGLRSAEPTEEVSRWQLHRSISATHGAAQVCSLTFDRPLDWVGFGVWLSMLLRCHGERILRVKGLLNVNTSNAPIVIHGVQHCLHAPVHLPAWPGTDRQSRLVFILRGLDPALLRRSFDVFSQRFAA